From Vicingus serpentipes, the proteins below share one genomic window:
- a CDS encoding DUF6500 family protein yields MEKKGENVGLSFYAFFANKNDNPELLMEVAEWWIIKHKLDHFEKAIKIKEMIQNKF; encoded by the coding sequence ATTGAGAAGAAAGGTGAAAATGTAGGACTTTCATTTTATGCTTTTTTCGCTAATAAAAACGATAATCCAGAGTTACTAATGGAAGTTGCAGAATGGTGGATAATAAAACATAAGCTCGACCATTTTGAAAAAGCAATTAAGATTAAAGAAATGATACAAAATAAGTTTTAA
- a CDS encoding cupin domain-containing protein, protein MKIESFIKNLDFNDNKIVTKVILETSFSKEIRILLKKGQIMKEHKAPFPIIVNILEGEINFGVEEKTHQLNKGDIITLEGHVPHDLTALKDSIVRLTLSKLDHPERVEKVITNS, encoded by the coding sequence ATGAAAATTGAATCATTTATTAAAAATTTAGATTTTAACGACAATAAAATTGTGACCAAAGTAATTTTAGAAACATCATTTTCTAAAGAAATAAGAATACTGTTAAAGAAGGGTCAAATTATGAAAGAGCATAAGGCTCCTTTCCCTATTATTGTTAATATTTTAGAAGGAGAAATTAATTTTGGAGTTGAAGAAAAAACACATCAATTAAATAAAGGCGACATTATTACTTTAGAAGGTCATGTTCCTCACGATTTAACTGCCCTAAAAGATAGTATAGTCCGTTTAACACTTTCAAAACTAGATCATCCAGAAAGAGTTGAAAAAGTGATTACAAATTCATAA
- a CDS encoding aminotransferase class I/II-fold pyridoxal phosphate-dependent enzyme, with amino-acid sequence MKDFRPADNIQDLQYFGEFGGVNPSITDSSTYTFLKAGTMEGVFGGEVEGCYLYSRHWNPSNKYLSQALAQMEGTESASVTASGMGAITSVILQICLSGDEIVASRTIYGGTYAFFKNFLPKFGIKVNFVNTTELEQVKAAVTDKTKIIYCETMSNPMLEISDVSELSKIAKANDCKLVVDNTFSPMIFSPAQMGADIVVHSMTKFINGMSDCVAGTVCASEEFINSLYDVNDGAAMLLGPVLDSFRSASILKNLRTLHIRMKQHSANAMYISSKLHEDGVKVTYPGLASHPQNGLMKTMMNEDFGFGGLFVIDMQTPARANQLMELMQDDNLGYLAVSLGSYKTLFSAPGGSTSSEIPEEERLEMGLTDGLVRISIGLDNNPERTYQSIKRCMATVG; translated from the coding sequence ATGAAAGATTTTAGACCAGCAGACAATATTCAAGATTTACAATATTTTGGTGAATTTGGAGGTGTAAACCCTTCAATAACAGATTCTTCCACCTATACTTTTTTAAAGGCAGGAACAATGGAAGGTGTTTTTGGTGGAGAAGTAGAAGGTTGCTATTTATATTCGAGGCACTGGAATCCAAGTAATAAATATTTGTCGCAAGCTCTTGCTCAAATGGAAGGTACAGAAAGTGCTTCAGTAACCGCTTCAGGAATGGGAGCAATTACTTCAGTAATCTTACAAATCTGTTTATCTGGTGATGAAATTGTAGCAAGTAGAACCATTTATGGTGGTACATATGCTTTTTTCAAAAACTTTTTACCAAAATTTGGTATTAAAGTAAATTTTGTAAATACTACTGAATTAGAACAAGTAAAAGCAGCTGTAACAGATAAAACTAAAATTATTTACTGTGAAACAATGAGTAATCCGATGTTAGAGATTTCTGATGTTTCGGAACTGTCTAAAATTGCAAAAGCAAACGATTGTAAATTGGTTGTTGACAATACTTTCTCTCCAATGATTTTTTCTCCAGCCCAAATGGGAGCTGATATTGTTGTTCATTCGATGACTAAATTTATTAATGGAATGAGTGATTGTGTAGCAGGAACAGTATGTGCTTCAGAAGAATTTATTAATTCGTTATATGATGTAAACGATGGAGCTGCAATGCTGTTAGGACCAGTTTTAGATAGTTTTAGATCGGCAAGTATTTTAAAGAATTTAAGAACACTTCATATTAGAATGAAACAACATAGTGCTAACGCAATGTACATTTCATCTAAACTACATGAAGATGGTGTTAAAGTTACTTATCCAGGTTTAGCAAGTCATCCACAAAATGGATTGATGAAAACAATGATGAATGAAGATTTTGGTTTTGGAGGTTTGTTTGTAATTGATATGCAAACTCCAGCAAGAGCAAATCAATTAATGGAATTGATGCAAGATGACAACTTAGGTTATTTAGCTGTAAGCTTAGGTTCATATAAAACATTGTTTAGTGCACCAGGCGGAAGTACTTCTTCAGAAATACCAGAAGAAGAAAGACTAGAAATGGGCTTAACCGATGGTTTAGTTCGTATATCTATAGGGTTAGATAATAACCCGGAACGTACTTACCAATCGATTAAAAGATGTATGGCTACAGTTGGTTAG
- a CDS encoding BaiN/RdsA family NAD(P)/FAD-dependent oxidoreductase, producing MSKTFDTIIVGGGAAGIFAAINLKKLKPNLTVAVLEKSTKLLSKVKVSGGGRCNVTHACFDVKELVKFYPRGQRELIGPFSSFNPTDTIEWFNERGVQLKTEEDGRMFPITDNSQTIIDCFLADLKKYNVEIIFQTKVDSITKNNETFTLTTINEIYHCTNCVITTGGFNKLEQYEFIQNLGIEIEAPTPSLFTFNLPNHEILKLQGVVSNVSIRLNGTKLQESGPLLITHWGVSGPAVLKLSSWAARFLHDKNYEFEFSINWLPNKKEDELKAFFQTEKQNYGAKKVINQFSVDLPKKLQLYLLEKSGINTEIKWAEVNKKQLNKLVNNLLNDVYQSKGKTTFKQEFVSCGGVKLNEINFKTMESKKVENLYFAGEVLDIDALTGGFNFQAAWTTGWLVAQSIAN from the coding sequence ATGAGTAAAACATTTGATACTATTATTGTTGGTGGCGGTGCTGCTGGAATTTTTGCAGCAATTAATTTAAAAAAATTAAAACCCAACCTTACTGTAGCTGTACTCGAAAAAAGCACAAAATTGCTCTCTAAAGTAAAAGTTTCTGGTGGAGGGAGATGTAATGTTACACATGCTTGTTTTGATGTAAAAGAATTAGTAAAATTTTACCCTCGAGGACAACGAGAACTGATTGGACCTTTTTCATCTTTTAATCCTACTGATACAATAGAATGGTTTAATGAAAGAGGTGTTCAATTGAAAACAGAAGAAGACGGTAGGATGTTTCCTATTACTGATAATTCTCAAACCATTATAGATTGCTTTTTAGCTGATTTAAAAAAGTATAATGTTGAAATAATTTTTCAAACTAAAGTTGATAGCATTACTAAAAACAATGAGACATTTACTTTAACAACCATAAACGAAATTTATCATTGTACAAATTGTGTAATTACTACTGGTGGATTTAATAAACTCGAACAATACGAGTTCATTCAAAATTTAGGAATTGAAATTGAAGCTCCCACTCCATCTTTATTCACTTTTAACTTACCCAACCATGAAATTTTAAAATTACAAGGTGTGGTTAGTAATGTTTCTATTCGGTTAAATGGAACTAAGCTGCAAGAAAGTGGACCTTTATTAATTACACATTGGGGAGTTAGTGGTCCTGCTGTTTTAAAGTTATCATCTTGGGCTGCACGATTTTTACATGATAAAAATTATGAGTTTGAATTCAGTATAAATTGGTTGCCAAATAAAAAAGAGGACGAATTAAAAGCATTTTTCCAAACCGAAAAACAAAACTACGGCGCTAAAAAGGTCATTAATCAGTTTAGTGTAGATTTACCTAAAAAGCTACAATTGTATTTATTAGAAAAATCTGGAATAAATACTGAAATTAAGTGGGCTGAAGTAAACAAAAAACAACTCAACAAGCTTGTAAACAATCTTTTAAATGATGTTTACCAATCGAAAGGAAAAACTACATTTAAACAAGAGTTTGTGAGTTGTGGTGGCGTTAAATTAAATGAAATCAACTTTAAAACGATGGAAAGTAAAAAGGTAGAAAATTTATATTTTGCTGGCGAAGTTTTAGATATTGATGCTTTAACAGGAGGTTTTAATTTTCAAGCAGCTTGGACTACAGGCTGGTTAGTAGCTCAAAGTATTGCTAATTAA
- a CDS encoding glycosyltransferase family 2 protein, which translates to MKNRLVSIIMPVKNTSKHLKECLDSTLNQSYSNWELLAVDDSSSDNSFQILTDYSIKDNRIKVFRNNGSGIIPALQLGYSKCLGNFITRMDSDDIMVDDKLYVMVNQLIENGVGNIALGLVRYFSEEGIGEGFSRYEQWLNGLISKGDSFKEIYKECVIPSPCWMMQREDFEKCGGFTSEIYPEDYDLAFRFYQNKLKCIPSEKVLHHWRDYPTRTSRTHEHYADSSFIEIKLHHFLELDYDVNKKLVVWGAGKKGKLIAELLLKRNIPFSWICDNPKKIGKDIYNQKLLSFTELENIENNQSIVTVASPTAQKEIQRYFAVRERLPMVDYFFFC; encoded by the coding sequence ATGAAGAATAGATTAGTAAGTATAATAATGCCAGTAAAGAACACCTCTAAACATTTAAAGGAATGTTTAGATTCTACTTTGAATCAATCGTATAGCAATTGGGAATTGTTAGCAGTAGATGATAGTTCTTCGGATAATAGTTTTCAAATATTAACTGACTATTCTATTAAAGATAATCGAATTAAAGTATTTAGGAATAATGGAAGCGGAATAATACCTGCTTTACAACTAGGCTATTCAAAATGTTTAGGAAATTTTATTACTCGTATGGATTCGGATGATATTATGGTTGACGACAAGCTATATGTGATGGTAAATCAATTGATTGAAAATGGGGTAGGCAATATTGCATTGGGCTTAGTACGTTATTTTTCGGAAGAGGGAATAGGAGAGGGATTTAGTAGATATGAACAATGGCTAAATGGATTAATTTCAAAAGGCGATAGCTTTAAAGAAATTTACAAAGAATGTGTGATTCCATCGCCTTGTTGGATGATGCAACGAGAAGACTTTGAAAAATGTGGTGGATTTACTAGCGAAATTTATCCTGAAGATTATGATTTAGCTTTTCGGTTTTATCAAAATAAACTAAAATGTATTCCATCCGAAAAGGTTTTACATCATTGGAGAGATTACCCAACAAGAACGTCGAGAACTCACGAACATTATGCTGATAGTAGCTTTATAGAGATAAAGTTGCATCATTTTTTGGAGTTAGATTATGATGTAAATAAAAAGTTAGTGGTTTGGGGAGCCGGTAAAAAAGGAAAATTAATAGCTGAGTTGTTGTTAAAAAGGAACATCCCTTTTTCTTGGATTTGTGATAATCCTAAAAAAATCGGTAAAGACATTTACAATCAGAAATTACTTTCGTTTACAGAACTTGAAAATATTGAAAATAACCAAAGTATTGTAACTGTTGCAAGCCCAACTGCACAGAAAGAGATTCAACGGTATTTTGCAGTAAGAGAACGTTTGCCAATGGTAGATTATTTCTTTTTTTGTTAA
- a CDS encoding DUF4268 domain-containing protein — translation MFTKEEKKAIKTEFWTSFGVYMRKHNKEFGRVHWVNYKTKIKDLYFRLDLTSKKATFSIDLQHVDDGIRELFYEQFTELKVVLHDAVGEELIWDEIVFNEFEKPVSKIHIELENVNIYNKNDWQEVFVFFEKRIVGLHRFWLDFNEIFIQLQN, via the coding sequence ATGTTTACCAAGGAAGAAAAAAAAGCAATAAAAACTGAATTCTGGACGAGTTTTGGTGTTTATATGCGAAAACATAATAAAGAGTTTGGTCGTGTACATTGGGTAAACTATAAAACCAAAATCAAGGATTTATATTTTAGGTTAGACCTTACAAGTAAAAAAGCTACTTTTTCTATTGATTTACAGCATGTAGATGATGGAATTAGAGAGTTGTTTTATGAGCAATTTACTGAGCTGAAAGTGGTGCTACATGATGCTGTTGGTGAAGAGTTGATTTGGGATGAAATTGTTTTTAATGAGTTTGAAAAACCAGTTAGTAAAATTCATATAGAATTAGAAAATGTAAACATTTACAATAAAAACGACTGGCAAGAGGTTTTTGTCTTTTTTGAAAAACGAATTGTTGGTTTGCATCGCTTTTGGCTTGACTTTAATGAGATTTTTATACAACTTCAAAATTAG
- a CDS encoding exodeoxyribonuclease III, with protein MKLISWNVNGIRAVAKKDFFEQIERLNPDVLCLQETKAQDDQVAEVLENLEGYHVYSNSAVKKGYSGTAIITKQKPISVKADINIKEHDQEGRVLTAEYDDFYLTTVYTPNSKNDLSRLDDRQNFDAAFLAYLKNLEKTKPVIVCGDLNVAHTEIDLARPKANYNKSAGFMQEEIDGMNNFINAGLLDSFRYLNPDKLDAYSWWSYRGGARENNVGWRIDYFLVSESYIKNVKKAEILMNEYGSDHCPVSIEI; from the coding sequence ATGAAGTTAATCTCCTGGAATGTAAACGGAATTAGAGCTGTTGCTAAAAAAGATTTTTTTGAACAAATAGAACGTTTAAACCCTGATGTTTTGTGTTTACAAGAAACCAAGGCACAAGATGACCAAGTAGCTGAAGTTTTAGAAAACTTAGAAGGATATCATGTTTATTCAAATTCAGCGGTAAAAAAAGGCTATTCGGGTACAGCAATAATTACTAAGCAAAAACCAATTAGCGTTAAAGCTGACATTAATATTAAAGAGCACGATCAAGAAGGCAGAGTATTAACTGCCGAGTACGATGATTTTTACTTAACCACAGTTTATACTCCCAATTCTAAAAACGATTTAAGCAGATTAGATGATAGACAAAATTTTGATGCTGCTTTTTTAGCTTATTTAAAGAATTTAGAAAAAACTAAACCTGTAATTGTTTGTGGCGATTTAAACGTAGCACATACAGAAATTGATTTAGCAAGACCTAAAGCAAACTACAACAAAAGTGCTGGATTTATGCAAGAAGAAATTGATGGGATGAACAATTTTATTAATGCTGGTTTATTAGATTCTTTTAGATATTTAAACCCTGATAAATTAGATGCCTATAGCTGGTGGAGTTACAGAGGTGGAGCAAGAGAGAATAATGTAGGCTGGAGAATTGATTATTTCTTAGTAAGTGAAAGTTATATTAAAAATGTAAAAAAAGCTGAAATTTTAATGAACGAATATGGTTCTGATCATTGTCCAGTAAGTATAGAAATTTAA
- a CDS encoding peptidylprolyl isomerase, which yields MKKAIIKTEKGDMTVEFYHNDAPKTVENFINLAESGFYNGLTFHRVLPDFVIQGGCPDGTGAGGPGYSIDCELTGENQYHDRGVLSMAHAGRNTGGSQFFICHSRNNTSHLDRNHTCFGKVVEGVDIVDDIRQGDKINSIEVIEG from the coding sequence ATGAAAAAAGCGATTATCAAAACAGAAAAAGGTGATATGACTGTGGAATTTTACCACAATGATGCTCCTAAAACAGTAGAAAACTTTATTAATCTAGCTGAGTCTGGTTTTTACAATGGATTAACTTTCCATAGAGTATTACCTGATTTTGTAATTCAAGGTGGTTGTCCAGATGGAACAGGAGCAGGCGGACCAGGTTATTCAATAGATTGTGAATTAACGGGTGAAAATCAATATCATGATAGAGGAGTGTTATCTATGGCTCACGCTGGAAGAAATACAGGTGGTTCTCAATTTTTCATCTGTCACAGCAGAAACAATACATCTCACTTAGATAGAAACCATACTTGTTTTGGTAAAGTTGTAGAAGGTGTTGATATTGTAGATGATATTAGACAAGGTGATAAAATCAATAGTATTGAAGTTATTGAAGGGTAA
- a CDS encoding aspartate carbamoyltransferase catalytic subunit, producing the protein MTKLSVEHLLGIKYLQKEDIELIFQTADHFKNVINRPIKKVPSLRDITIANLFFENSTRTKLSFELAEKRLSADTINFASSSSSVTKGETLIDTVNNILSMKVDMVVMRHPNPGAAYFLSQHVDAKIVNAGDGAHEHPTQALLDGFSIREKHGDLKGKKVVIVGDVLHSRVALSNIFLLQKMGAIVKVCGPLTLIPKYISSLGVEVITNLKEALNWCDVAMMLRIQLERQDTKFFPSLREYSMQYGLDKALLDSLDKEITVMHPGPINRGVEITSDVADSKQSIILNQVENGVAIRMAVLYLLAGRIEQ; encoded by the coding sequence ATGACTAAATTAAGTGTGGAGCATTTATTAGGAATTAAGTATCTTCAAAAAGAAGATATCGAATTAATTTTTCAAACTGCAGATCATTTTAAAAACGTAATTAACCGACCAATAAAAAAAGTACCTTCTTTACGTGATATTACCATTGCTAACTTATTTTTTGAAAACTCTACCAGAACAAAACTTTCGTTTGAACTTGCTGAAAAAAGACTTTCTGCAGATACTATAAATTTTGCTTCATCAAGTTCTTCAGTTACTAAAGGAGAAACTTTAATAGATACGGTAAATAACATCTTATCAATGAAAGTTGATATGGTGGTAATGAGACACCCAAACCCAGGGGCAGCTTACTTTTTATCTCAACATGTTGATGCTAAAATTGTAAATGCTGGAGATGGTGCGCACGAGCATCCAACACAAGCACTATTAGATGGCTTTTCAATAAGAGAAAAACACGGTGATTTAAAAGGTAAAAAAGTAGTAATTGTTGGAGATGTGTTACACTCAAGAGTGGCATTATCAAACATCTTTTTACTACAAAAAATGGGAGCCATTGTAAAAGTATGTGGGCCATTAACACTGATACCGAAATACATTAGTTCTTTAGGGGTAGAAGTGATAACAAATTTAAAAGAAGCGTTAAACTGGTGCGATGTAGCGATGATGCTACGAATTCAGTTGGAACGTCAAGATACTAAGTTTTTCCCATCATTAAGAGAATACTCAATGCAGTATGGTTTGGACAAAGCCTTGTTAGATTCTTTAGATAAAGAAATAACGGTAATGCACCCAGGTCCAATTAATAGAGGGGTAGAAATTACTAGTGATGTTGCAGATAGTAAACAATCAATAATTTTAAATCAGGTTGAAAATGGAGTGGCTATTAGAATGGCAGTACTTTATTTATTAGCAGGAAGAATAGAACAATAA
- the pyrR gene encoding bifunctional pyr operon transcriptional regulator/uracil phosphoribosyltransferase PyrR: protein MEKSNRVILDAKQFDLTIKRLAHQLIENHNNFTDTVILGMQPRGLFLANRIQAELLAINKKYKVQVGSLDTTFYRDDYRRQDNPLIPSKTQVDFIIEDKKVVLIDDVLFTGRSVRAGLDAMLAFGRPSKVELLVLINRRYERDLPIQAKYIGKNVHSVTSERVEVSWVENEGEDKVILYTPAND, encoded by the coding sequence ATGGAAAAGAGCAACAGAGTAATATTAGATGCCAAACAATTCGATTTAACCATTAAAAGGCTTGCTCACCAATTAATCGAAAATCACAACAACTTTACAGATACTGTTATACTAGGAATGCAGCCTCGCGGTTTGTTCTTGGCTAATCGTATTCAAGCAGAGTTATTGGCTATTAATAAAAAGTACAAAGTACAAGTAGGTTCGTTAGATACTACTTTTTACCGTGACGATTATAGAAGACAAGACAATCCGTTAATACCTAGTAAAACCCAAGTTGACTTTATTATAGAAGACAAGAAAGTGGTTTTAATTGATGATGTACTTTTTACTGGTCGAAGTGTAAGAGCTGGGTTAGACGCTATGCTAGCATTTGGACGACCTAGTAAAGTAGAACTTCTAGTGTTAATTAATAGACGATACGAACGCGATTTACCAATACAAGCCAAATACATTGGCAAAAATGTACACTCAGTAACTTCAGAAAGAGTTGAAGTAAGTTGGGTTGAAAATGAAGGAGAAGATAAAGTAATATTATATACGCCGGCAAATGACTAA
- the rpsA gene encoding 30S ribosomal protein S1: MAEKKETPKATTKKAAPKAAAAKKTTAKKEAAVVEVAAEEKETKVEAPKKVAPQVSVKTSDIKPLADFNWDRIGKYEEAYSKEETEEMAAQYDATLNSIAQQEVLMGTVVAKTPREVVINIGYKSEAVISISEFRYNPDLKAGDQVEVFVVNTEDKNGQLILSHSKARSLKAWDKVNELLASQEIVKGYVKCRTKGGLIVDIHGIEAFLPGSQIDVKPIRDYDVYVDKTMEFKVVKINKEFKNIVVSHKALIEAEIEQQKTQIISKLEKGQVLEGTVKNITSYGVFIDLGGVDGLVHITDLSWGRINHPEEILELDQKLNVVILDFDDDKKRIALGIKQLQEHPWDKLDTKLEVGDKVKGKVVVVADYGAFIEVIPGVEGLIHVSEITWSNHLKPAQEFFKVGEEVEAVVLTLDREERKMSLGVKQLTSDPWEGIESNYGVESKHKGKVTNISDFGVFVELEQGVDGLIHISDLSWSKKINHPSEITKVGEEIEVVILEIDRENRRLSLGHKQLEENPWDVFETVFAEGSTHEGTITEITPKGLAIVSLQYGVEGIATKKNIEKEDGSFAAVEEKLNFKVLEFNKNAKKIVLSHTQLFKETEEEEKVAKKAKAKASASSASKAVKKNNDNMEKTTLGDLDALSALKADLEKGEKK, translated from the coding sequence ATGGCAGAAAAAAAAGAAACGCCAAAGGCTACAACAAAAAAAGCGGCTCCTAAAGCTGCAGCAGCTAAAAAAACAACAGCTAAAAAAGAAGCAGCAGTTGTTGAAGTAGCAGCAGAAGAAAAAGAAACTAAAGTAGAAGCACCTAAAAAAGTTGCTCCTCAAGTTTCAGTAAAAACTTCAGACATTAAACCTCTTGCAGATTTTAACTGGGATAGAATTGGTAAGTACGAAGAAGCTTATTCTAAAGAAGAGACTGAAGAAATGGCAGCACAATACGATGCGACATTAAATTCTATCGCTCAACAAGAAGTTTTAATGGGTACTGTAGTTGCAAAAACTCCTAGAGAGGTTGTAATTAATATCGGTTATAAATCAGAAGCAGTTATTTCTATTTCTGAATTCAGATATAATCCAGACCTTAAAGCTGGTGACCAAGTAGAAGTATTTGTTGTAAATACTGAAGATAAAAACGGTCAGTTAATTTTATCACATAGCAAAGCTAGATCATTAAAAGCTTGGGATAAAGTTAATGAACTATTAGCTTCTCAAGAAATTGTTAAAGGTTATGTTAAATGCAGAACTAAAGGTGGTTTAATTGTTGATATTCATGGAATTGAAGCATTCTTACCAGGTTCTCAAATTGATGTTAAACCAATTAGAGATTACGATGTATATGTTGACAAAACAATGGAATTCAAAGTTGTTAAAATCAACAAAGAATTTAAAAACATCGTAGTATCTCATAAAGCACTTATCGAAGCTGAAATTGAACAACAAAAAACACAAATTATTTCTAAATTAGAGAAAGGACAAGTATTAGAAGGTACTGTTAAAAACATTACTTCTTACGGTGTGTTTATCGATTTAGGTGGTGTTGATGGTTTAGTTCACATCACAGATTTATCGTGGGGTAGAATTAACCACCCAGAAGAGATTTTAGAATTAGATCAAAAATTAAACGTTGTTATCCTTGATTTTGATGATGACAAAAAACGTATCGCTTTAGGTATTAAACAATTACAAGAACATCCTTGGGATAAACTTGACACTAAATTAGAAGTTGGTGATAAAGTTAAAGGTAAAGTTGTTGTTGTTGCTGATTATGGTGCATTTATAGAAGTTATCCCTGGTGTTGAAGGGTTAATCCACGTATCAGAAATTACTTGGAGTAATCACTTAAAACCAGCTCAAGAATTCTTTAAAGTTGGTGAAGAGGTTGAAGCAGTTGTATTAACGTTAGATAGAGAAGAAAGAAAAATGTCTCTTGGTGTTAAACAATTAACTTCAGATCCATGGGAAGGTATCGAATCTAACTATGGTGTTGAATCTAAACACAAAGGAAAAGTAACTAACATTTCTGATTTTGGTGTATTTGTTGAATTAGAACAAGGTGTTGATGGATTAATCCATATCTCTGACTTATCATGGTCGAAAAAAATCAACCACCCATCAGAAATTACTAAAGTTGGTGAAGAAATCGAAGTTGTAATTTTAGAAATTGATAGAGAAAACAGAAGATTAAGCTTAGGTCACAAACAATTAGAAGAAAATCCATGGGATGTATTCGAAACTGTTTTTGCTGAAGGTTCAACTCACGAAGGAACAATTACTGAAATAACTCCTAAAGGTTTAGCGATAGTATCGTTACAATACGGAGTAGAAGGTATTGCTACTAAAAAGAACATTGAAAAAGAAGATGGTTCTTTTGCAGCAGTTGAAGAGAAACTTAACTTTAAAGTATTAGAGTTTAACAAAAACGCTAAGAAAATAGTTTTATCTCACACTCAATTATTTAAAGAAACTGAAGAAGAAGAAAAAGTAGCGAAGAAAGCGAAAGCTAAAGCTAGCGCTAGTTCAGCTTCTAAAGCAGTAAAGAAAAACAATGATAACATGGAGAAAACTACTTTAGGTGATCTTGATGCTTTATCAGCGTTAAAAGCAGACTTAGAAAAAGGAGAAAAGAAATAA
- a CDS encoding 4-hydroxy-3-methylbut-2-enyl diphosphate reductase, whose translation MKTFEIPTYYRSSFISTIKNLRKEIDPRKKDFTPTILDFGAVQFLIARHFGFCYGVENAIEIAYKAVAENPNKTIYLLSQMIHNPIVNEDLESKGIKFIMDTQGNQFVPWADLTKDDIVIIPAFGTTLEIEERLAKIGIETHKYNTTCPFVERVWKQSKKLGDTKHTIIIHGKHNHEETRATFSHSDKNGASLIIKDIKEAKILEEIILGIKSEEDFKSVFENRYSKGFNVKTDLQKIGVVNQTTMLATETQEIADFLKETMVKKYGLENQKEHFADTRDTLCYATNDNQQATIGLLKESADLAIIIGGYNSSNTSHIVELCEEKLPSYFINSANEIESEESIFHFNFRTNERLNSKGFLPSKNPLKIILTSGASCPDTIVDEVLDKILSYYPNTLSKDEVLKKLQ comes from the coding sequence ATGAAAACATTTGAAATTCCAACTTATTATAGAAGTTCTTTTATTTCAACAATAAAGAATTTAAGAAAAGAAATTGACCCAAGAAAAAAAGATTTTACCCCAACAATCCTTGACTTTGGTGCTGTTCAATTTTTAATAGCTCGCCATTTTGGTTTTTGTTATGGTGTTGAAAACGCCATAGAAATAGCTTACAAAGCGGTTGCAGAAAATCCAAACAAAACTATTTACTTACTAAGTCAAATGATTCATAACCCAATTGTAAATGAAGACTTAGAGAGCAAAGGAATTAAATTTATAATGGATACTCAAGGTAATCAATTTGTTCCTTGGGCAGATTTAACCAAAGACGACATCGTAATAATACCTGCATTTGGAACAACACTTGAAATAGAAGAGCGATTAGCTAAAATAGGAATAGAAACACATAAATATAATACCACTTGCCCTTTTGTTGAAAGAGTTTGGAAACAGTCAAAAAAATTAGGCGACACTAAACATACTATAATTATACATGGTAAACACAATCACGAAGAAACTCGAGCTACATTTTCTCATAGTGATAAAAATGGTGCTTCATTAATTATAAAAGACATAAAAGAGGCTAAAATATTAGAAGAAATTATTTTAGGCATTAAATCTGAAGAAGATTTTAAATCTGTTTTTGAAAATAGATATTCAAAAGGATTTAACGTTAAAACAGATCTTCAAAAAATTGGAGTAGTTAATCAGACTACCATGCTTGCAACAGAAACGCAAGAAATTGCTGATTTCTTAAAGGAAACGATGGTTAAAAAGTACGGCTTAGAAAATCAAAAAGAACATTTTGCCGATACCAGAGATACTTTATGTTATGCTACAAACGACAACCAACAGGCTACTATAGGTCTTTTAAAAGAATCTGCTGATTTAGCTATAATAATTGGAGGATACAATAGCTCTAACACTTCCCATATTGTTGAATTATGTGAAGAAAAACTACCTTCTTATTTTATAAATTCAGCAAATGAAATAGAGAGTGAAGAAAGTATTTTTCACTTTAATTTTAGAACAAACGAACGATTAAATTCAAAAGGGTTTTTACCTAGTAAAAACCCTCTTAAAATTATATTAACAAGTGGGGCGTCATGCCCTGACACTATTGTAGATGAAGTATTGGATAAAATATTAAGCTATTACCCAAATACACTATCGAAAGATGAGGTGTTAAAAAAATTACAATAG